The nucleotide sequence AGTTCCTGCTTCGTTCTGCCGGTATTCATTACAAGAAATGTCACGAGGAACATCCTCTCATTCTGCGTCTGGAGTTCTTTAAGAAGATTCTTTGCATCATTGCCGTAAGTTGCCAGGTCAGAAGGAATGATATCCATATCATATCCTGCACGTACTGCTTTTTTCTGTTCCTCTATCTTGCTTCTGTCGAGCTCGGTGATAGTGTGTTTTACATTTTTTATGGCAGTGGTTTGATCCACGGACTGCACATGCATGGTTACGATCTGGCTTGAATCCATGCCAAGGAAATCCCTGAGCATCTGGTCTGAAAGATCTGATGCCGTTATCTGCAAAAATGACATAGATGCAAATAATTCTCCGATCTTGAAGTATTTCCCATTCTTAAATTCAAATGAATTCGGAGCAATGAAGTCCTTAACAGAAAGCCCGGAATTAACGAGCCATTTCCAGTCAAAGCAGAACTTCTCATCATTTCCAAGATGGAACATGGAATGCATGAGTTTCAGACGATCCTTACCATCAAGAGGTTTTGCCTGCACTCCAAGCCTTCTGAAGTTATTCATAAGGTCTGTCTCGATGTGCATGAGTCTCGGTTTTGCAGCCTTCATACTTGTTGCTTCGATACCGAAAGTAAGGAATTTTGTCTTTGTAAGTCCGTTATTACCCTGTGAAAGCTGACGTTTGAGCATCTGGGAGTATTCGGCTCTGACACTGTTAAAACCATCATTTTTCGGAGGGATCATGATACTCTTTTCAAAGTCTTCCTCATCGGTACTCATGTTAAGAAAGGAAAGTTCGAACTTTACGCTGGAATCGAAGAAATTCAGGAATCCGCACCATTCATCAAAGATAGCTGACTTTTCTTCCTGTGTTGCCAGCTGGTAATTTATATCCTGGAACTGTACTGTCTTTGTGTAATAGCCGCTCTTAACACGGCAGATACCGTCCTGAAACATCCTGTCAAACGGTATGGACTGTTGTGCAGTTCTCGGAATGCCATCATTCCTTCTTGCCTTTCTTACGATCTCACGGACTTTTTTACGATCTGCTCTGTTGAGGTGCTGCGGCATCCTGATATCATCAATATCTCTTTTTCTTACGAAGAGCTTTTTCAGAATTTCTGACAATTTTATCTACCTCTCTTTCTGCTTTATATTCGCGCATCATTGCTGCGTAGTAATTGTCGTTCTTATAAGGTCTTACCTTCGGTCTGATGACCATTGCTTCAATATAGTGAGAGAACAGCGTTTCCAGAAACATTCCGTTTTTCTCGTATAGTGCAAGGAAAAACATCGGCATCATAACGACTATCATGATGATCGATGCTACCTGCACGTTACAGAAATGCTTTACAAGAAAAAATGACGGTATTCCGATGACTGCTGCCACAGAGAAGCAGATGATCTGTCTTTTTGTCAGATTAAAGGCAACCTTTGTTTTGACCTGCGTTAGATCACGCGGTACAGGGATATAAGCTGCCATTACGGTTTTCCTCCTTTACCTTGCGCTGAAGATTGATTTCGATAATTCCGAAGTTCTCAGCAGTGTGAAACAGAGCAGAACGGTATATCCGAAGATTCCCCATATCGTGCCGATGATATTTGTCGATAACGTGATAGTCTGAATAAGCACTGCGTATATTCCGATGCAGACCATCATGAGGAAGCCCTGGAAACCTACAGCTGCTATGCTTCTGAAATAGTTCCATCCAACGTGTGAATGTTCCTTGCTGGAAAGTGTTGCGAAGGGAATCGGTGACAAGCTGACCATCATATAAATCTCAACCATACGTGCATAGACAATGACCCATACGATGACCGCCATGATAAGGATCCCTATCCATAATCCGATGCTCATGAATAGTATTACCAGCAGTTCTCCAAAGTTCATTGCCCGAAGCGTAGATTCGAAATGTGTTGCAAGATCTGCCGTTATATCCGTGCTTCTTCCGATAAGCCCTCCTGCATGACTGATCACGTGGTCAGCAACATCGAATACTGCCATGACTATAGTGAAGACATTTGCCAATAGTTCCACCGCAATAAAAGTTTTGATGATCCAGCGCCAGATGAACCATGTTTCAAAATTTGCGAGGTTATTGTGCTCGATGATCATCTGTATCAGTTCTATTACGGCAATATAAGTCAGGATCAGTCCGGCAATTGGCAAGATTACGTTTTCTGAAAGATTTTTTATCAGATTGAAAATACTCGGTGAAAAATTAGCCGGAGATGTTGAAAGCTGTCCTGCGGCAGTGCTGACGTTGTTATTTACAACGGAAAATATACCGCCATATACGAACATCACAGCTTTTACGAGTATATCAACGAAGAAATCATTAATTGATTGTAGTACCCGGTCCATTTATACCTCCTTTCTCGTGAACCTCTGCCCCGGAGATTCGGCTCCGGGGCAGTCATCCCGCCAATTACAACTCAGAACAATCCAGCAAGTACAGGTACAAGGGTTGTGCCGATGAGAGCGATACCGCCGCCTGCCATCAACTGCTTGATTCCCTGAGACTTCGCTCCGGGATTGTCATTGCCGTATCCTTCCATGAGGTTTACGGCTCCCCAGAGACCAAGACCTGCTCCGATTGCTGTTACGAGTGTCTGAAGAACTGTGATAGAGCTGTGGAAAAATGCCATAGTGAAATACCTCCTCTGGTTGAAAAGGGCACGATTTCCGTGCCCTCATGAATAGTTTTTGTCCGGTGTTTTCGGCTCATTCAGTTGTATTTGCGATTCCTTCAGATCAAAACAGACCTGAGAGAACAGGAACGAGTGTAGTTCCGATAAGGGCGATACCGCCTCCTGCCATTAACTGCTTCATTCCCTGAGACTTTGCGCCGGGATTGTCATTGCCATATCCTTCCATGAGGTTTACGGCTCCCCAGAGACCAAGACCTGCCCCGATTGCTGTTACGAGTGTCTGTAAAACTGTGATAGAGCTGTGGAAAAATGCCATACGTGTAAATCCTCCCAATAAAAAAAGCACTGCGATTTTGCAGTGCGGTTAATGAGTTAGTGCCGTTTTCCGGCTTATTCGGTTATCAATTTTGGACTGTCTCTGCTCGACATGTTTACTCCTTTCATTCCGTGGCAACCTCATCGGCATCGATCACCACAAATTCATCATCCGGGTGAAGTTTCATCTTTCTGTGCAGAAACTTTTCTATATCAAAAGTATTCCTTTTGTCATAATCAGAGGTGTACTTGTAATTTGGATGCTGCGTGATATCATATTTGTCCGATAAAAAAGG is from Lachnospiraceae bacterium C1.1 and encodes:
- a CDS encoding CD0415/CD1112 family protein, with protein sequence MDRVLQSINDFFVDILVKAVMFVYGGIFSVVNNNVSTAAGQLSTSPANFSPSIFNLIKNLSENVILPIAGLILTYIAVIELIQMIIEHNNLANFETWFIWRWIIKTFIAVELLANVFTIVMAVFDVADHVISHAGGLIGRSTDITADLATHFESTLRAMNFGELLVILFMSIGLWIGILIMAVIVWVIVYARMVEIYMMVSLSPIPFATLSSKEHSHVGWNYFRSIAAVGFQGFLMMVCIGIYAVLIQTITLSTNIIGTIWGIFGYTVLLCFTLLRTSELSKSIFSAR
- a CDS encoding Maff2 family protein; the protein is MAFFHSSITVLQTLVTAIGAGLGLWGAVNLMEGYGNDNPGAKSQGIKQLMAGGGIALIGTTLVPVLAGLF
- a CDS encoding PrgI family protein, with product MAAYIPVPRDLTQVKTKVAFNLTKRQIICFSVAAVIGIPSFFLVKHFCNVQVASIIMIVVMMPMFFLALYEKNGMFLETLFSHYIEAMVIRPKVRPYKNDNYYAAMMREYKAEREVDKIVRNSEKALRKKKRY
- a CDS encoding Maff2 family protein; translation: MAFFHSSITVLQTLVTAIGAGLGLWGAVNLMEGYGNDNPGAKSQGMKQLMAGGGIALIGTTLVPVLSGLF